Genomic DNA from Thermus amyloliquefaciens:
GGACCATCGACAAGCTGGAGTCGGTGCCCGGCTGGCGGGGGGAGATGACGGAGGGGGAGTTCATGGAAAGGGCCAGGCAAATCGGCCTGGTCATCGCCGCCCAAAGCCCGGACCTGGCCCCCTTGGACGGGAAGCTTTACGCCCTGCGGGACGTGACGGCCACCGTGGAGAGCATCCCCTTGATCGCCAGCTCCATCATGAGCAAGAAGCTGGCGGCCGGGGCCAGGAGCATCGTCCTGGACGTGAAGGTGGGCACGGGGGCCTTCATGAAGACCCTCGAGGAGGCCAGGCTGCTCGCCAAGGCCATGGTGGAGATCGGCCAGGGGGCGGGCCGCAGGGTGAGGGCCCTCCTCACCCGCATGGACTCCCCCCTGGGCCGGGCGGTAGGGAACGCCATAGAGGTGAGGGAGGCCATCGAAACCCTCAAGGGCAAGGGGCCTAAAGACCTCCTGGAGGTGGCCTTGCGCCTTTCCGAGGAGGCCCTAAGGCTTGAGGGGCTGGACCCGGGCCTGGCCCACCGGGCTTGGGAGAGCGGGGAGGCCCTGGAGAAGTTCCGGGCTTTCCTCGAGGCCCAAGGGGGGAACCCCCGGGTTGTGGACGACTTCTCCCTGCTTCCCCTGGGGGAGGAGCTTCCCCTGCGGGCGGAGGAGGAGGGCGTGGTGCGCGAGGTGGACGCGTACCGGGTGGGCCTGGCGGTCCTGGCCCTGGGGGGCGGGCGAAGGAGGAAGGGCGAGGCCATCGACCACGGGGTGGGGGTCCACCTCTTGAAAAAGCCGGGGGACCGGGTGGCCAAGGGGGAGGCCCTGGCCCTGGTCTACCACCGGGGGAAGGGCCTGGAGGAGGCCTTGGCCCATCTAAGGGAGGCCTTCCGCTTGGGGGAGGAGCCCAACCCCTTGCCCCTGGTCCTGGAGGCCTGGCCCTGAGGGGCAGGGGGGCGGGGTAGGGTATACTCCTTTGGATGAAGCGGCAGGCGAGGAGGCCCGTGCGCTATACCCTTCTTCTGGCCCGAAGCGGCGGGGGAAGCCGGGCGGTGTCCCTGCCGGGGTGGGCGGTGGCCCTCCTCCTGGTCCTCCTAACCCTCTGGACCGGGGCCAACCTCTACCTCTGGCAGAGGAGCCGGGAAACCCGGGCCCTGGAAACCCGCCTCCAGGCCCTATCCCAGGAGGCCCGAAGGCTTTCCCTGGCCCTGGAGGCCGAGAGGGCCAAAAACGGCGCCCTCACCGAGGAGGCCAAGCGTACCCAGAAGGAGCTGGAGGCCCTCAGGAAGGCCATAGAGGAGCTCCGCCGCCGGGCGGGGCTTTCCCCCCTGAACGCCCTTCCCGTGCGCTACCAGGAGGGGGGAAAGGGGGGTGGGGCCGCGGAGGACTTGGCCCTCTGGGGGGAGGTGCGGGCCGAAGTCTTGGACCTGAGGAACCAGCTTAGGGAGGTGGTCCCGGCCCTGGAAAGGACCCTGGAGGTGGAACGAAGCCTTCCCCGGGGCCTGCCCCTGCGGGGGCATGAGGGGGTCACCTCCTTTTTCGGCGTGCGCAAAAACCCCTTTGGCCCGGGGTACGAGTTCCACGATGGGCTGGACTTCGCCGCTCCCTACGGGGCCCCCGTCTACGCCACGGGAAGCGGGGTGGTGGCCCGAGTCGGCTGGATGGGGGCCTATGGCCTGGCCGTCCTCCTGGACCACGCGGAAGGGTACCAGAGCCTCTACGGCCACCTCTCCCGCCTGGTGGTGCGCCCCGGGCAGAGGGTGGAGAAGGGGCAGGTCCTGGGGTACGTGGGCTCCACGGGCCGCTCCACGGGGCCGCACCTGCACTTTAGCGTCTACCGCCATGGCACCCCGGTGGACCCCAGGCCCTACCTGGACCCCCTTTGGGCCTCCCGTTAAAATGGGGCGGATGCTGGGGAGGAAACAGGCGGGGACCCTCACCTACCTGGGGCCCGACACCGAGGTCCTGGGGGACCTGAAGGCCAAGGGCCAGGTGCGCATCGACGGCCTGGTCAAGGGCTCGGTCTATGTGGAAGGGGAGCTGGAGGTGGGCCGCACCGGCCGGGTGGAAGGGGGGCGGGTGGAGGCAGGGAGCGCCCAGATCCACGGGGAGGTGAAGGCGGACCTGGTGGCGGCCAAGGTCAGCCTCTCCAAGACGGCCCGCTTCACCGGCACGGTGCGGGCCCAGGCCCTGGATGTGGAGGCGGGGGCGGTCTTCATCGGCCAGAGCCTGGCGGGGGAGACCAGGGCCCTCGAGGCCCCCAAGGAGGCGTAGCGTGGCCTTAGAGCGGCTTTTCCGAAGAAAAAGGCCCAGCGGGGAGAACCGGGACGTCCCCGAGCTTTGGACCAAGTGCGAGGCCTGCGGGGCCCAGCTTTACAAGAAGGAGTTCCGGGAGAACCTGTACGTCTGCCCCAAGTGTGGCCACCACCACCGCCTGCCCGCCCCCGAGCGGGTGGAGATGCTGGCCGACCCCGGCACCTTCCAGGAGACCACCCGGCTTAGGCCCCTGGATTCCTTGGGCTTCGTGGACACCAAGCCCTATGCGGAAAGGCTTAGGGCCTACCAGGAGGAGACGGGCCGCCAGGACGCCATCCTGGGGGGTACCTGCACCATCGGCGGGGTGCCGGCGGTCCTTTTGGTCATGGACTACGCCTTCGCCGGCGGGTCCATGGGGAGCGTGGTGGGGGAGGAGATCGCCCGGGGGCCGAGAGGGCGGCGGCGGAGGGAAGGGCCTTGGTGATCGTGGCGGCCTCCGGGGGGGCCAGGATGCAGGAGGCGGCCCTTTCCCTCATGCAGATGGCCAAGACGGTGATGAGCCTGGACCGCCTTTGGGAAAAACGCCTGCCCTACGTTTCCGTCCTCACGGACCCCACCACCGGGGGGGTTACCGCCAGTTTCGCCGCCTTGGCCGACGTGATCTTCGCCGAACCCGGGGCCCTGATCGGCTTTGCCGGGCCCAGGGTCATCCGCCAGACCATCCGGCAGGAGCTCCCCGAGGGCTTCCAGCGATCGGAGTTTTTGCTGAAGCACGGGATGGTGGACCGGGTCACCGACCGCAGGCGGCTCAAGGCCGAGGTGGTCCAGGTCCTCCGCCACCTGCACCCTGGGGTGCCCTATGCCGCTGGAGTTTGAGAAGCCCATCCTGGAGCTGGAAAAGCGCATCGCCGAGCTCAAGGAGACGGCCCGCACCACGGGGGTGGACCTCGAGGCGGAGATCCGCCTCCTGGAGGAACGCCTGGCCCGGCTCAAGCGGGAGGTCTACGGCAACCTCACCGCCTGGCAGCGGGTGCAGCTGGCCCGGGCCCCGGGCCGGCCCACCACCTTGGACGTCCTGGAGAAGGCCTTCCAGGACTTCCTGGAGCTCCACGGGGACCGGGCCTTCGCCGACGACCCCGCCCTCGTGGGGGGGCTTGCCTATCTGGAGGGGCAGAAGGTGGTGGTGGTGGGCCACCAGAAGGGGCGGGACACCAAGGAGAACCTCATGCGCAACTTCGGCATGCCCCACCCCGAGGGGTACCGCAAGGCCATGCGCCTCATGGACCTGGCGGACCGGTTCGGCTACCCTTTGATCTCCTTCATCGACACCCCCGGGGCCTACCCCGGGGTTTCCGCGGAGGAGCGGGGCCAGGCCTGGGTCATCGCCCAAAGCCTCCAGCGCATGAGCCGCCTAAGGGTGCCCGCCATCGCCCTCATCCTGGGGGAGGGGGGAAGCGGGGGGGCCTTGGCCATCGGGGTGGCCAACCGGGTCCTCATCATGGAAAACGCCTGGTACTCGGTGATCAGCCCCGAGTCCTGCGCCGCCATCCTTTGGCGGGACGCCAAGGAGGCCCCTAAGGCCGCGGAGGCCCTGAAGCTCACCGCCCAGGACCTTCTGGCCCAGAAGGTGGTGGACGCCATCGTCCCCGAGCCCGAGGGCGGGGCCCACAAGGACCCCCTTGGGGCCATCCAGAACATCAAGGAAGCCCTCCTAAGGACCCTGGAGGAGCTCAAGGGGCTTTCCCCGGAGGAGCTTTACCAGGACCGTTACCGCCGCTTCCGCGCCCTGGGGGCCTACGCCGAGTCTTAAGGGGCCTTGGGCCTTTTCCCTCAGGATTTTCACAGGGAAGCTTTAGCCTGGGAGTGGAGGTGAGGGATATGCGGAAACTGCTTTTGGCCATCCTGGGTTTGGGGGCGGCCTTGGCCCAGCAGATAAGCCCCCAGGGGATCATCGTGAACCCCGTGCCCACCGACCTTCAGGTGAGGGTCTGGGTGGACAAGGACCCGGGGAAGCGGGGCACCGCCCTATACCAGATCGGTGAGCCCATCTTCATCTACGTGAACGTGAACCAGGATGCCTACGTCTACCTTTTCAACATCAATGCCGACGGCAGGATTGATCCCATCCTGCCCAACGCCTTTGAGCGGAATAACTTCCTCCGGGCCGGGGAGACCCGGCGCTTCCCCCCGGAAGGGGCCCGCTACCGCTATACCGTGACGGGCCCCGAGGGGGAGGACCGCATCCTGGCGGTGGCGAGCCGCAGGCCCCTTTCCCTGGGGGAGATCCTGGACGTGGAGGGGAGCCGGGTGCGGGTGCAGGGGGCCGAGGGGTTGGCCAGGGCCCTCTCCATCGTCATTGAGCCCATCCCCGACAAGGACTGGGTCACGGACGTGGCCCGCTACTTCGTGGGCCGGGTGACGGCTCCCCCCTCCACCCCCGCCACGGCCACCCTGGCGGTGGACTCCAGGCCCACCGGGGCGGAGGTCTACCTGGATGGGCGGCTTTCCGGGCGCACCCCGGTCACCCTCCAGGTGAACCCTGGCCGGCACGAGGTGGAGCTCAGGCTTTCCGGCTACCAGCCCTACCGGGTCACGGTGAACCCCAAGCCGGGGGAAAGGGTCCAGGTCTTTGCCCAGCTGGTGCCGGAGCCCAGGCAGGGAACCCTGGCCGTCACCTCCAGCCCCTCCGGGGCCGAGGTCTACGTGGAGGGGGCCCTCAGGGGCCGTACGCCCCTTTCCTT
This window encodes:
- a CDS encoding bactofilin family protein encodes the protein MLGRKQAGTLTYLGPDTEVLGDLKAKGQVRIDGLVKGSVYVEGELEVGRTGRVEGGRVEAGSAQIHGEVKADLVAAKVSLSKTARFTGTVRAQALDVEAGAVFIGQSLAGETRALEAPKEA
- a CDS encoding thymidine phosphorylase, with amino-acid sequence MNPVEFIREKREGLKHRREDLKAFLLGYLREEVADYQVSAWLMAAFLRGLDREETLWLTETMAYSGRVLDLSHLPHPVDKHSSGGVGDKVSLVVGPILAASGCTFAKMSGRGLAHTGGTIDKLESVPGWRGEMTEGEFMERARQIGLVIAAQSPDLAPLDGKLYALRDVTATVESIPLIASSIMSKKLAAGARSIVLDVKVGTGAFMKTLEEARLLAKAMVEIGQGAGRRVRALLTRMDSPLGRAVGNAIEVREAIETLKGKGPKDLLEVALRLSEEALRLEGLDPGLAHRAWESGEALEKFRAFLEAQGGNPRVVDDFSLLPLGEELPLRAEEEGVVREVDAYRVGLAVLALGGGRRRKGEAIDHGVGVHLLKKPGDRVAKGEALALVYHRGKGLEEALAHLREAFRLGEEPNPLPLVLEAWP
- a CDS encoding PEGA domain-containing protein translates to MRKLLLAILGLGAALAQQISPQGIIVNPVPTDLQVRVWVDKDPGKRGTALYQIGEPIFIYVNVNQDAYVYLFNINADGRIDPILPNAFERNNFLRAGETRRFPPEGARYRYTVTGPEGEDRILAVASRRPLSLGEILDVEGSRVRVQGAEGLARALSIVIEPIPDKDWVTDVARYFVGRVTAPPSTPATATLAVDSRPTGAEVYLDGRLSGRTPVTLQVNPGRHEVELRLSGYQPYRVTVNPKPGERVQVFAQLVPEPRQGTLAVTSSPSGAEVYVEGALRGRTPLSLSLPEGRYTVELRLAGYEPYRATVQVRRGETSRLDVRLTPLPRTGTLFLESSPTGAEAYVNGTLRGRTPLRLVLDEGTYQVELRLPGHEPYRATVRVERGRETRLSASLRPIRTGELYLEARPEGAEVQVDGRLVGRAPLRMSLEAGLHEVRVLAPGYAEYRAQVEVRPGESLRLYVELIPVRAVLELYLNVEARVFLDGQEVGLAKGGYLRLEAPFGNHELTLVAPGYRTLVQEVQVTGNQVLRLTLRPL
- a CDS encoding M23 family metallopeptidase → MKRQARRPVRYTLLLARSGGGSRAVSLPGWAVALLLVLLTLWTGANLYLWQRSRETRALETRLQALSQEARRLSLALEAERAKNGALTEEAKRTQKELEALRKAIEELRRRAGLSPLNALPVRYQEGGKGGGAAEDLALWGEVRAEVLDLRNQLREVVPALERTLEVERSLPRGLPLRGHEGVTSFFGVRKNPFGPGYEFHDGLDFAAPYGAPVYATGSGVVARVGWMGAYGLAVLLDHAEGYQSLYGHLSRLVVRPGQRVEKGQVLGYVGSTGRSTGPHLHFSVYRHGTPVDPRPYLDPLWASR
- a CDS encoding acetyl-CoA carboxylase carboxyltransferase subunit alpha; amino-acid sequence: MPLEFEKPILELEKRIAELKETARTTGVDLEAEIRLLEERLARLKREVYGNLTAWQRVQLARAPGRPTTLDVLEKAFQDFLELHGDRAFADDPALVGGLAYLEGQKVVVVGHQKGRDTKENLMRNFGMPHPEGYRKAMRLMDLADRFGYPLISFIDTPGAYPGVSAEERGQAWVIAQSLQRMSRLRVPAIALILGEGGSGGALAIGVANRVLIMENAWYSVISPESCAAILWRDAKEAPKAAEALKLTAQDLLAQKVVDAIVPEPEGGAHKDPLGAIQNIKEALLRTLEELKGLSPEELYQDRYRRFRALGAYAES